The proteins below are encoded in one region of Hordeum vulgare subsp. vulgare chromosome 3H, MorexV3_pseudomolecules_assembly, whole genome shotgun sequence:
- the LOC123443015 gene encoding pentatricopeptide repeat-containing protein At2g29760, chloroplastic-like has protein sequence MPLRVYVGMLARGARPDAYTFPPLLKAMAAERGAVPPSVGHSVHAHVVKFGLELNAHVASSLVLMYAARGDGMTARALLDVQPARGGGTPVVWNALMSGHKRSRQFRLSCCSFLDMARAGVVATPVTYITVLSACGKGNDVLLGMQLHKRIIESGVLPDLKVENALVDMYAECGQMEAAWDLFEGMQVRNIVSWTSVISGFVRLRQVNRARAVFDGMPERDTVSWTAMIDGYVQTGQFREALEMFREMQFSKVKADEFTMVSIVTACAQLGALETGEWARIYMNRHGIKMDTFVGNALIDMYSKCGSIKRALDVFNEMHSRDKFTWTAVILGLAVNGHGEEAIHMFDRMLRTFEAPDEVTFIGVLTACTHAGLVDEGRDFFLSMTGTYSIAPNVLHYGCIIDLLGRAGKLREALETIGKMPMKPSSAIWGTLLAACRVHGNSEIGELAAERLLELDPENSMAYVLLSNLYAKSNRWGDVRWLRQVMMEKGIKKEPGCSLIEMNGTIHEFVAGDRSHPMSKEIYSKLDKVLTDLKNAGYVPDVTEVFVQVTEEEKQKVLYWHSEKLAVAFALLVSESSMTIRIVKNLRMCLDCHNAIKLITNLYMREVVVRDRTRFHHFRHGLCSCKEYW, from the coding sequence ATGCCCTTGCGGGTGTACGTGGGCATGCTGGCACGCGGAGCCAGGCCTGATGCGTACACGTTCCCGCCGTTGCTCAAGGCGATGGCTGCGGAGCGGGGCGCTGTGCCGCCGTCCGTCGGACACTCTGTCCACGCGCATGTTGTTAAGTTTGGGCTGGAGCTCAACGCCCACGTGGCTAGCTCGCTGGTACTCATGTACGCGGCCAGGGGCGACGGCATGACTGCGCGTGCTCTGCTGGATGTGCAGCCCGCCAGAGGTGGGGGCACGCCCGTTGTGTGGAATGCGCTTATGTCCGGTCACAAGAGAAGCAGGCAGTTCAGGCTGTCATGCTGCTCTTTCCTGGATATGGCGAGAGCTGGCGTTGTGGCCACTCCGGTCACCTACATCACGGTGCTGTCAGCATGTGGCAAAGGCAACGACGTCCTGCTCGGAATGCAGCTGCACAAGCGCATCATTGAGAGTGGGGTGCTGCCTGACCTCAAGGTGGAGAATGCGCTCGTTGATATGTACGCAGAGTGTGGCCAGATGGAAGCAGCTTGGGATTTGTTTGAGGGCATGCAAGTGAGGAATATCGTGTCCTGGACGTCGGTAATCTCTGGGTTTGTAAGACTACGCCAGGTTAATCGGGCCAGAGCAGTGTTTGATGGTATGCCTGAGAGGGACACGGTCTCATGGACCGCAATGATTGATGGTTATGTACAAACTGGTCAGTTCCGAGAGGCACTGGAGATGTTTCGTGAGATGCAGTTTAGCAAGGTGAAGGCAGACGAGTTCACCATGGTCAGCATAGTCACGGCGTGCGCGCAGCTTGGTGCTTTAGAGACAGGGGAATGGGCTAGAATCTACATGAATAGACATGGGATCAAGATGGATACTTTTGTCGGGAATGCGCTCATAGACATGTATTCAAAGTGTGGGAGTATCAAGAGGGCATTGGACGTGTTCAATGAGATGCACAGTAGAGATAAATTTACTTGGACCGCTGTTATACTTGGTCTTGCAGTGAATGGCCATGGTGAGGAGGCTATCCATATGTTTGACAGGATGCTTAGGACGTTTGAAGCTCCAGACGAGGTGACCTTCATTGGCGTCCTCACTGCCTGTACTCATGCTGGCTTGGTTGACGAAGGACGAGACTTCTTTCTCAGCATGACTGGGACCTACAGCATTGCTCCGAATGTGCTGCATTATGGATGCATAATCGACCTCCTTGGCCGAGCTGGGAAACTAAGAGAAGCTTTGGAGACAATAGGTAAAATGCCCATGAAACCCAGCTCTGCAATTTGGGGGACCCTGCTGGCAGCTTGTAGGGTCCATGGTAACTCAGAGATAGGTGAATTGGCAGCAGAACGTCTCCTTGAGTTGGATCCAGAGAACAGCATGGCTTACGTCCTTTTGTCCAATCTGTATGCAAAATCTAATAGATGGGGAGATGTCCGGTGGCTTAGGCAGGTAATGATGGAGAAAGGAATCAAGAAAGAGCCTGGCTGCAGTCTTATTGAAATGAATGGCACAATTCACGAATTTGTAGCTGGCGATAGATCTCATCCGATGAGCAAAGAAATCTATTCTAAATTGGACAAGGTACTCACGGATTTAAAGAATGCTGGGTATGTACCTGATGTAACTGAGGTCTTTGTTCAAGTCACAGAAGAGGAAAAACAGAAAGTTCTGTATTGGCACAGCGAAAAGTTGGCTGTCGCATTTGCATTACTCGTATCAGAATCCAGCATGACAATAAGGATAGTGAAAAACTTGAGGATGTGTTTGGACTGCCACAATGCAATTAAATTGATCACCAATTTGTATATGCGAGAGGTTGTTGTGAGGGACAGGACACGCTTCCATCATTTTAGACATGGACTCTGCTCTTGTAAGGAATATTGGTAA